In Amia ocellicauda isolate fAmiCal2 chromosome 16, fAmiCal2.hap1, whole genome shotgun sequence, the following proteins share a genomic window:
- the rdh1 gene encoding retinol dehydrogenase 1 isoform X2 — translation MVSEVENGTYSFTELFMSNPVTTCILASVLALIALWYIKDSLKIDHIDQKYVLVTGCDTGFGNLLCKQLHHRGFCVIAACLSEKGADDLKAATSPRLKTVLLNVTDSTSIENAFQFVQAETGERGLWGLVNNAGRATPIGPTDWMQMEDYKKVLDVNLMGLIEVTLKFLPLLKKARGRVVNVASIMGRLSMIGGGYCLSKWGVESFSDSLRRDMHHFGVKVSIIEPGFFKTAVTSLETIEADLKRLWNCLTPEVRDSYGAQYFEEYLKAQRFSMNILCSSDISKVTNCMEHTLTTRHPRTRYGVGWDAKFFWLPLSYAPTCISDFILSTLLPVPSGNKIVQTNQVAI, via the exons ATG GTATCTGAAGTGGAGAATGGAACATATAGTTTCACTGAG cTCTTCATGTCAAACCCAGTGACCACAtgcattttggccagtgttttggCCTTAATTGCTCTCTGGTACATAAAGGATTCCCTGAAGATCGATCACATTGACCAGAAGTATGTCTTAGTAACAGGCTGTGACACCGGCTTTGGGAATCTCTTGTGTAAGCAGCTTCACCACAGAGGGTTCTGCGTCATAGCTGCATGTCTGTCAGAGAAAGGGGCTGACGATTTGAAGGCTGCCACCTCCCCCAGACTGAAGACAGTCCTGCTCAACGTTACTGACAGCACCAGCATTGAGAACGCGTTTCAGTTTGTGCAGGCTGAGACTGGGGAACGAG GTCTCTGGGGTTTGGTAAACAATGCTGGGAGAGCCACGCCCATTGGCCCCACAGATTGGATGCAAATGGAAGATTATAAAAAGGTCCTTGATGTGAATCTGATGGGCTTGATTGAGGTGACCCTGAAGTTCCTTCCACTTCTGAAGAAAGCCAGAGGCCGGGTGGTGAACGTGGCCAGTATCATGGGCAGGCTGTCTATGATAGGGGGAGGATACTGCTTATCCAAGTGGGGTGTGGAGTCCTTCTCCGACAGCTTGAg GAGGGACATGCACCATTTCGGTGTCAAAGTGAGTATAATAGAGCCCGGCTTCTTCAAGACCGCAGTGACCAGTCTGGAGACTATTGAGGCAGACCTGAAGAGACTCTGGAATTGCCTGACACCTGAGGTCAGGGACTCCTATGGAGCACAATATTTTGAGGAAT ATCTGAAAGCTCAGCGTTTCTCAATGAATATCTTATGCAGTTCTGACATCTCGAAAGTGACTAACTGTATGGAGCACACCTTGACCACACGCCACCCCAGGACACGCTATGGAGTCGGGTGGGACGCCAAGTTCTTTTGGCTTCCTTTGTCCTATGCACCTACATGCATCTCAGACTTCATTTTGAGTACACTATTGCCAGTTCCTTCAGGCAACAAAATTGTCCAAACAAATCAGGTAGCTATTTAA
- the rdh1 gene encoding retinol dehydrogenase 1 isoform X1 — translation MGKDIPFVDNVSEVENGTYSFTELFMSNPVTTCILASVLALIALWYIKDSLKIDHIDQKYVLVTGCDTGFGNLLCKQLHHRGFCVIAACLSEKGADDLKAATSPRLKTVLLNVTDSTSIENAFQFVQAETGERGLWGLVNNAGRATPIGPTDWMQMEDYKKVLDVNLMGLIEVTLKFLPLLKKARGRVVNVASIMGRLSMIGGGYCLSKWGVESFSDSLRRDMHHFGVKVSIIEPGFFKTAVTSLETIEADLKRLWNCLTPEVRDSYGAQYFEEYLKAQRFSMNILCSSDISKVTNCMEHTLTTRHPRTRYGVGWDAKFFWLPLSYAPTCISDFILSTLLPVPSGNKIVQTNQVAI, via the exons ATGGGAAAGGATATCCCATTCGTGGATAAT GTATCTGAAGTGGAGAATGGAACATATAGTTTCACTGAG cTCTTCATGTCAAACCCAGTGACCACAtgcattttggccagtgttttggCCTTAATTGCTCTCTGGTACATAAAGGATTCCCTGAAGATCGATCACATTGACCAGAAGTATGTCTTAGTAACAGGCTGTGACACCGGCTTTGGGAATCTCTTGTGTAAGCAGCTTCACCACAGAGGGTTCTGCGTCATAGCTGCATGTCTGTCAGAGAAAGGGGCTGACGATTTGAAGGCTGCCACCTCCCCCAGACTGAAGACAGTCCTGCTCAACGTTACTGACAGCACCAGCATTGAGAACGCGTTTCAGTTTGTGCAGGCTGAGACTGGGGAACGAG GTCTCTGGGGTTTGGTAAACAATGCTGGGAGAGCCACGCCCATTGGCCCCACAGATTGGATGCAAATGGAAGATTATAAAAAGGTCCTTGATGTGAATCTGATGGGCTTGATTGAGGTGACCCTGAAGTTCCTTCCACTTCTGAAGAAAGCCAGAGGCCGGGTGGTGAACGTGGCCAGTATCATGGGCAGGCTGTCTATGATAGGGGGAGGATACTGCTTATCCAAGTGGGGTGTGGAGTCCTTCTCCGACAGCTTGAg GAGGGACATGCACCATTTCGGTGTCAAAGTGAGTATAATAGAGCCCGGCTTCTTCAAGACCGCAGTGACCAGTCTGGAGACTATTGAGGCAGACCTGAAGAGACTCTGGAATTGCCTGACACCTGAGGTCAGGGACTCCTATGGAGCACAATATTTTGAGGAAT ATCTGAAAGCTCAGCGTTTCTCAATGAATATCTTATGCAGTTCTGACATCTCGAAAGTGACTAACTGTATGGAGCACACCTTGACCACACGCCACCCCAGGACACGCTATGGAGTCGGGTGGGACGCCAAGTTCTTTTGGCTTCCTTTGTCCTATGCACCTACATGCATCTCAGACTTCATTTTGAGTACACTATTGCCAGTTCCTTCAGGCAACAAAATTGTCCAAACAAATCAGGTAGCTATTTAA